In the genome of Arachis stenosperma cultivar V10309 chromosome 6, arast.V10309.gnm1.PFL2, whole genome shotgun sequence, the window AACTTTTCTTTGCCCTAACATTGAATCAAATTCACTGTTACAACGCACATACAGTTTATACCATTACTATCACCATGCACGTACAACAGTTCATACTTTCATAACAATTGAACTACACAATCAACTCACTAAGCAATGCTACTGATTCTTACCTTCTGTAATGAAGACGGCAACTCAGACTGGATTCACACCGAATGCACACTGGAACCTTTTCCGTCGGGACGGTGGTTTTTTTGGAAGGAGAAACAGAGTAATCCTGTCTTTGATCTTTAATCTTCCTTAGGGTTTTGTGTAATTCTGTAAAAGTTCTGTGGGTGTAATAGGGATTGCACACAGGGAAAGGAACGATAATGTAAATAAGGGGCAGGCATCAGAACGACGTCGTATTGTGTTAGAGGGACTAATGTGTCCCGTTTTCAAAACCTCCAACCCACTTACTTGCCACGTGGGCACGCCGATGAGCCATGTCAGCATAGGGGGAGCCAGCTCAGCGTTTTCCGTCCGCTCTAAGGGTGACTCATGGACGGGGGGACTGATCGGTCTTATTTTAAGGAACGTCAGggatttaaatgtattttccaATGCTCAGGGACGAAAATGTCCGCGGATTAAAAGGTTAGGGATTAAATTGCCcttttctctaaaatttaaattttttacacTTGTTTAACCAAACGAATGTAATTCTAACAACTAAATTGATTGttcaattttcaatttgaattaaattgaataaacaatttaatttagattttggATGATTTAAATTTGTACGCCGTACCTTTCATTTCATGTCTTGAAACCAAAATATCGAGACATGAATATTAAATTAAGTTTCCTTTAGGGTGAGTTGCCTAATCCCTTTGGATTTTAAATCAACTAGATACCTAATACACACCATGACTTAGTGACTAATAAACAAGTTTCCCATAACAGTGGCGGATAATAAGGAAATGGTAAACATCTTTGGATATTTTCCCATAACTGAAATATCACAAAATATTGAGGAACACAAATTTAAACAaaatgtttttgttatattacaCCATCTGTTTTACAAATATCTATTTACAAATTACTATATtagcaaaaataaaatatttttatattaggcTATAGCTACTTAAAtagataataatattttttattttatatataattatttttatataaaattattaattaaaaattaaaaaaatttaaaataggtCTTGACAATTATCTTAAAAGATAACgaagttcttaataataaaaaatatttaatttgactcatgagttttatttttataggaTTGATTAGTTCTGTgccaaaaaattaaatattactTTTTGGTACAAAGacaaatcaatttcaaaaaaaatatgacgatcgaaatgaattttttttttggaggcGTCTTTCCAGATAATTAGTAGAAAACTAGAAATCGaatgaaatattttttctaaaaattattagataatttaataaatttgccaaaaaaaaaaaaaagaaaggaaggaagaaacAATAAGCGCGTCTGACTGAATGAGGTAGACAAGAAAAGGCAACAGGAGAAAGGCACTTGATCATCAGCTCTTCACACTCTGCACTTGATACACACAGCAATCTTCATCCACCAACACtacttctctcttctcttctcaagttttcttctttctttctctacTTTTCCTTTTTCGTTATCTaaacttattttccttcttctctttgtTCTTTTGACTCTCTCCGGTGCTGCAAAGTTAGGGTTTCCTATGACCAGGTACACTACCCTTTTCATTTCTTCAATTACTTGCTTGCTGTAATTTCAGCTCAGGTATTAGCAATTGCCAACTTCTGCTTATTCTTCATGTGTTGATTGCTTGCTTGATTTCTTGTTAGCTAGTTATAAGTTTGTTGGAATTTGAAATTCGGTTACTGATTAAGCATTTTGTTACTAGCTGATTCTGTTTTCTGGTTTAGGTTCTTGGAGCTTAGTTAGTTTTCTGCTTCTTTGTGAAGTATGAGGAATCATCAATATTGAAAGAATATTCAGTTTTCTGCTACTGAACTCAAGATTCTGATATACTCTTTTGCAACATTTGATATTTGTATGCAGCATTCCACAGTGGGAACTGTAGTGGTGTGGGTCaatggaatcttttgatcaaaGAAACAATAGTGGAGTGTTTGGTTCTTCAGCTGCAGTTCCTAGACCACCATCGAACAATAACAGATTGAATGCTTTTAATCAGATGGGTGCAGGTGGCTCTGAGAATCCGAAGCCGGGTATTGGTATACCGCCATCACACCCTAGTACCAATTTGCCATATTCTCAGTATATAGCTTCTCAAAACCAACACCATTTGGGTTCTCAGAGACTGCGTTCCCCCAATTTGAGCCCAGGGTCCTCATCATCTTCGTCGCATTCGAGGTCTATGTCCCAACCCTCATTCTTTTCCCTTGATTCCTTGCCACCATTGAGCCCTTTGACTTATCGAGACCCTGCTGCTTCTCCGGTGGCAGCTGCAACCTCTTTTGGTGATTCAATGGATGTGTCTATGGAGGAAAATTTAGGTTCCACTCATACTGCACCTTCTTTGACCGTCAACAGAGGTCATAGTCTTCCTCCTCGCAAGGGGCACAGGCGCAGCAATAGTGATTCCCCTTTAGGAATATCCGGTCTTGTTCAATCTTATTCTCAGTCAGTTCCTACTAAGAATGTGAGCGACCGGGACAATTCGGTCTCCAAAGGAGAAAACACTGGTTTTGAGAAGCCAATTCAGTTAGTTTTAAAGGAGCCAAATAAGGATATGGTCCATTTTGACTGCTTTACTGGAGAAGCTATGGGCAAGAAAGAGGATTGCATAGATGATTTATTTAATGCGTACATGAATTTGGATAACATACAAAATATGAACTTTCCTGGCATGGAAGATAAGGATTTGGATAGCAGAACTAGTGGTTCAAAGACAGTTGAAAGTAGTGACAATGAAGTAGAAAGTCACGCGAATGGAAAGACAACTTCTGCTCAGGGAGCAACTTCAAGCTATAAAGAAGAACGGAAGGAGGGTATCAAGAGGGGTTCTAGTGGAGACATTGCACCGGTAGGCCGACACCGGAGAAGCTTTTCATTGGATAGTTCCATCGGGGATTTTCAGCTTGAAGATGAATCTTCTAAGCTGCCTCCTTTGCAAAATCGATTTGGTCAACACTCGCCTAGCAATTCAATAGATGGTAAAACATCTGACACCAGTATAGAGTTTGTAAAGCGTGAATTCAGCTCAGATGAGTTAAAGAAAATAATGGAAAGTGACAAGCTCACTGAGATTGCCATGGCAGATCCAAAGCGTGCAAAACGGTGAATTTTGTACCTTGCCTTTTATAAATAGTCGTCCCTCTCTTTTGACAGAAAGAAAATTATGACAAATTCACTATCATAATTCATTGCATTAATTATATACTTGTCTAGGATTTTGGCTAATCGTGTCTCAGCTGCTCGGTCAAAGGAAAGGAAAACACGATATATTTCTGAACTGGAGCATAAGGTGCAAACTCTTCAGGCAGAAACAACCTCATTGTCTACTCAATTTACTAAACTACAGGTGAATATCTTCTGAGATGAGCTTATGTTACTTTGGTTTCTCAGTTGTATTCTATTACCATCGATCActtatactaatttttttctactttttttcTCCCCCTGCGTTATTCTTGTCTCCAGATGGATAATTCAGAGCTTAAAAGTTTGAATAATGAGTACAAATTGAAGCTTCAAGCCTTGGAACAACAGTCCCAATTGAAAGATGGTATGCGTAAATATTTTCCTTCTACACTATGTATTAGAACTAGCTCAAAACCGATCTAACTTTTGTAGAGTGTAACCTTGATTTGAAGTGGATAATTGTGCCATTTCTTTCAATTATGTGCGACAACAATCTTCACTCTATGCATTTGTGTCTTTGTGCAATTAATTTTGCTGATTATCAATTTTTTGAAATGTTTAATGTGAATTAGCAGAGTATGAaaggtttttattttttaatccaaCCATGCCTTTTTGATTCATCTTGACATATTCTTGTTTTTTGGAACCCTAGTGTAACTCTCACCAATATTATATATCTTGGAAGTTGCTTGCATATTATAACCCCCTTCAAAATTGTTTATAAAGATTAAAGAATGCTGTATTCTGGTTATAGTTGATTGGCCTGATTTTTCTTCAATAGATGCAGTTGCTCAAAACGTTCATGTTGCAAAAATTTATGCAAGTCAGTTGTCTATTTTAATGTTCTCTCTTTAGTTTGTGCTActctttttatataatttttatatcaaattttacAGGGGTAATGCATGTCAGCCGTTACTTTGAAGTGATGCTTTTTCTTTATAAGTTTGATACCTACCATACTAAAGATAATTGTTATttaaatgttcaatcaaatatAACTTTGATCACAATCATATTCATAATTCATGATTGGGGATGTGGCTAACAAAATTCTAAATGTTTGGATTTAGTCCCCATCGGTAATTTGTCTTTGTTAATACAGACATTAACACAATCAGTATGTGATATTCTTAAGTTAGATTTCAGTTTGTCAGTTAGTATTTAACAATGACAAATTAATGGCATGGACCAAaaccaaaatttttaatttttgtgtatCAAAAATAAACTACAAGGACTAAAACCAAAAATACTAGATTATGTGGATATAAAACTTATTTAACCCTAGATTTTTTAACTATGATAATGATACTTTTAGGGTGTGGGGGGTCCAATTAAGCATTCAAGGCTTACATTTCATTTCGACAACTGTGTAACAATTTGTCTCCTTATTTTCACAGCTTTGAATGAGACCTTGGATGCTGAAGTTCGGCGATTAAGGCGCACTGTCGCAAATCTTGGTGGAGATCCCCTCCTCTAAATTTTCCAAACAGCCATACTCCAGAAGAGCCACAGCCACAGCTGCAGTCGCATCTGTTTCTACCCGACACATTGAAATCACATTTGTTGCCTGCATTTTAGGTTCATTATattcatttaatttgtttgtttcTCAGTGTTAACTTATACTTGGAACACCTTTTCATGTTAGTGAACATAGCCCCCACTCCCTTTTCTTACCTATCATTGATTGTTCCATATTTTGGTTGAATCAAAAGCTCCATTGAAGAATCTCAAGACTTCACAATACAAAATGGCTGCTTTTATGTTGTGTTGGGATCATTGTGATGATACCTATAAGTTTCTTAGTATTCCCATTCATGGTTGTATTATGGTACCGTTTAGAATTTTAATTAGTGGTGGAGAAGACCAAGAAAATATATAGGCAATTATTAGGGGGGAAAAAGGATTTTATTGGTTTGTTTATAGCCATAATTTATAGTAGATTACAATGGTTTAATCTCTGTAGCTGATTTTTCTTAGTGGATAAATTTTGGGTATTATTGTTCTTGCAAGTTTTATATATAGCAACCGCAACTTTCAAATTTGTTATCATATATAGTCTGCAATTAGATAACCATCTTCCTTGGCAAATTTCTATAGAATTATTTTCCTTTTGAGATATGTTATTTGGTAACTCAAATATTCCATTGTCATCTTTATGTTTTTGGACTTTGGTACATTTAGATTAATATATTAGACATATTTATGTTTATACATAATATTTAgatgtataattttttaatgtaaaaaaaagTGAAGTGATAATTAACTAGAAATGGAGGGACTAGTTATTTTGTTTCTAGtgataaaaacaaaaagcattatAGATAACTCCAGATGACTATTAAAATGTTCAAGATTCAATTTCTCATCCGTCTCTATCATAAATTCATAACTAATTTTTCTTTCACGAAAACCATTGATTGACATTGAAACGTGTTATGTGGGAAAATAGTGCAAGgatgttttttttcttctttaagaATGAGGGGAGGGGTCGGGGTCGGTGGTTTAAAGATGTTGATTGATATCGGAAtgctttattttatgaattcaATTTTGATATACGGTTAGTATAAAACGtgtatttaattatgtaatgatacattaataaaaaattattttatttattgaccGTGTGAATGGTCATCTAAAAGAACGGATGTGATTATACgataatgtaaaatattttacactattagtatatcaaaattaaacttattttattttaagataatttacataaattaattaaataaggaaaaaattacataaatgtcttaaattgaattttattataggtttaattactctattgatttttatagtttcacaaaatttttaattagatgcatatactttttttcttttaattgagttcttgcactaatttttttaaattgagttcctacacttttttttttttatttgagtccctgcaccaattttttttttagttggatcCCTATAtaattaagccaattactatcaagagggacctaattgaaaaaaaattggtgcagggacccaattaaaagaaaaaaagtataggaacctaattgaaaattttgtgaaactatagagaccaacagaataattaaacctttatTATATGTATGTTTCATTTGACTCTCAATGTAATAAATTCGATTTACACTTTTTCAATGTAAATTAATTCGATTTACCATGTATATGTTGTACTAGTAGTAAATTGAATCAATTTGATACATAATAAATCGAATCAGCATGATTCGAATCAGCGTGATTCGATTTACTACTAATATAGCTGATTCGATTTACTATGTAAATATTGTACAATAGTAAATTGAAtcaacattaaaaaaaatataaatcgaatttatttgattcaatttataaagAGAGTCAAACAAGACATGCATATAACCAAATTATTCGGCTTAACATATCTGTGTAATTTTTTTCCTCATCCAATTTATGTATGTAAATTATCCTTTAtttcataaaagaaaaaatataaatacaataacaacaaagccttgtcccactaggtggggtcggctacatgaatcaaacgacgtcATTGTGCtttgtcatgtatcatgtctacagaaagatcgtttacatgtagatctcatttgaccacctcatggatggtcttcttaggtcttcctttgcctttcgccctttgtccatcttccatctcatccaccatCCTGACTGGGTGTTCTATCGGTTTtattctcacatgtccaaactacctgagacgcgattcaaccatcttttccacaatgggtgctactccaactctcttcCTTATATATTCgtttcttattttatctaatcgcatatgaccactcatccatctcaacattttcatctctgccacactcaacTTATGTTCGTGCTTTCCTTTGGCTGGCCAACACTCCATACCATAAAGCGTAGCCGGTTTTATAGCGGttcgatagaatttacctttaagttttaaagatactttttgtcgcatataaaaccagatgcactccgccattttgaccaacctgcttggatcctatggtTTACATCCTCTTCaatctcttcattatcctgtatgatgcacccaaaatacttaaaatttttaacttttcataggatgttttctccaatcttcacctctatattagggttcttccttctcagactgaacttacattccatatatttcgtcttgctacggcttatgcacagaccatacacttctagagcttctctccataagtCAAACTTCTTATTTAagtcttcccttgactctcctATAAGAACGATATCATCGACAAAAAACATCTACTGAGTCTGTGCCAAACTAAAAAGTATATaccaataaataatttatttattttatttattaaaaaaatcccaAACTAAATATCTTTATAAACATATATTAGCCTCTCCTAAAAGAATACCAACACAAggttataatataaatatactaaattCATAGAAAACTTGATCATTAGTGAGTGTCATCAATTACTCTTATCATAATCCAAgcctttttaatttaattgctAAATAAAAAACCCTTATTATTTGCACTAATATTTAACAAAAACTTGTGTTTTGTATACATGAGTATATAAAAATACCATGCTAAATATCAACCCAAGGAAGGCACGTGCACACAAGACACAACTAACCTTAAGGTACATGTTTCTTGGCCACAAGAAAAAGGTCGTTTTTCTTGTGCATGGTTATCCCTGGCTTCACTTGCGTGTCAAACATTTCTTCATTGTCAAACCCAATTGGCAAACTCCAATCAAATGAGTGAACAATATTTGCTAATGCAATTTCTATGGTAACCAACCCCATGTTCATGGCAGGGCAAATTCTTCTTCCACTACCAAATGGAATTAGCTCAAAGTCATTCCCTTTGAGATCTATTGGATTCTCAATGAATCTTTCAGGACAAAACTCTTCTGGGTCTTTCCAATTCTTGGGGTCCCTTGCTATGGCCCATGCATTGACATAGACTAAAGTTTTTGGTTTTATTTCATAACCTTCTATGTTGCATGTTTCAATTGTTTCTCTTGGTAAGAGTAGTGGTGATGGTGGGAACATTCTTAGTGTTTCCTTTATTACTGCTTTGAGATATGGAAGCCTTTGAATGTCATCTTCATTTATGAAATCTTTGTCTCCAAATAAACCTCTAATTTCACTTTGAAGCTTTTTCATAGCTTTAGGGTTCTTCAAAAGTTCATTCATTGCCCAAACTGTTGTACCTGCACTTGGGTCTGTTCCAGCTATAAAGATGTTCTGCATTCACATTCAACAATCATGTTAGACCTAATTCCATAACAgatattgtatttatttgaaaGATTATGTTATATGTACATTAAAATCAGCCACTAAAGTCAcattgaaatataaatacacattgaaaataaattaaactatacatatatttatataaaatacattGGTGGCTacgaataatatttttgttatttaaaaatgtttttaacGAAAATCTAGTTGAATTCAAGGGTAAGCCATATCAGATGACAGACCAAAGCTTCTAAAATAAGAGAAAGTTAGTAAAATGAAAAAAGTGAGAATCTAATAACTCTTGAATTATAGGACAGATATTCCCAcgataaaaattacaaattcaatTATGACTAGCTACCTCATTATTTTGTGGCTAAATTATATAATTGGTCCCTACACTTTTAGTGAAATTGTAAATTGGTCCTTAcactttaaaaatttgtaattggatctctaaagataattaaaatttgcaatttAGTTCCCGTCGTTCAAAAAGTGTTTgatttaatagaatattttcagcatattttctattttaacagaatattctcagCATATTTtgagaatattctgttaaatcaaCACTTTTTGACCGACGATGACTAAATTGcatattttaattctctttacggatccaattacaaattttttaaaGTGTAGGACCAATTTACAATAATTTCACTGAAAGTATAGGGACCAACTGTGTAATTTAATCTTATTTTGTCACTTTATAatttttctcattttaattttttttctaattaaataaattaaattcaataaccaataataatttcttttaactaaagcaaaaaatattaaaaagatgCTAGCTATAATTACTTACCATGAGCACAGCTTTTATATGATCTAGAGTGAGATCAAAGGAGAGTGAGTGATCATTCATCATCTCTAGAAAGATATCAATGATGTCTTTAACTTGTTGCTCATTGGATTTATTAGCCCTAGCTGAATCCATATGGTCAAAGATAACTCTTTCATAGAACTTGTCCAATTCCTTGAAGTTCTTATCTAGCCTCCAAAGTATTCCTCTAAGCCAATCAACCCACCCCAACATGGGAAAATGATCTGAAAAGTAAAACTCAACCAACAATGCTTGAGCCTCATTTAGCAACACTTGCAACTTGCTCCTTTGGCCACACCCTAATTCTTCATCAACAACATGGTACTCATTACCATACTCTTTCCCAAAAGCAACCCTACATATCAAAGTGTTGGTAAAAAACATCAAAGTGTCACTCAAGTTTACAACTTTGTTTGAATCTTCATGTTGGGATATCCTCCTAATCATGTTTGCAACCTCTTGTTCTCTAAAGGGTCTAAAAGAATGGACCCTTTGAGAGCTAAAAAAGTGCAAAACACAAAGCTTCTTCATCTCTCTCCAATAAGGGCTATAAGGTGCAAAACCTAAGTCCAAGCCATTATATGACAATTTCCTTAGGCCTAAGTAAGGTGGCCTACTTGCAAATTTGAGGTCATGTGTCTTTAACACTTCTTTGGCTAATTTTGATGAGGAAATAACAAGGGCTTGGGTTGAACCAAGTTTGAAGGACATGATGGGGCCATAGTGTTTGGAGAGTTCTCTAAAATAGTGATGTGGGGATTTGGCATCAAGTTGGTGGAGATTTCCAATTAGAGGAAGGCCTTTAGGGCCAGGTGGAAGTGGTGTTCTTgatcttgttcttgttcttgtgTTTCTTTGTGTGATAATGAAGAGAACAAAGATGGATACTAAACTTAGAATAACAACTAGGCTCTCCATCTTGCAAGCATACAAATTCTAGCACCATCTTTCAAATTTATAGAACCAATCATGTCTTTGTTTTTTTATGTAGAATTTAATTAATAGAACGGACCATTAATAAATAATAGTTAGGCTTATTAGAAATTATTGAGAGTATAAATAAGAAATTATACTAtgtaataaaagaaaaagaaggaaatgaATGGAATAggataaatttaaatttattataaagtttaggaaaatttttatatgtttcaTTCACTTTATTGAAATAGTAATGTACTGGGTACGAATAGGTAGACAGTTTAAATTTTGTTTGATAGTATATGCGCAATTACTAAAATATTCATGTGTCgtgctcaaatataaatagtaacTTTAAGATTTTAGTCTTTAATATATCAAAGCTGCTTCAGTAACTCTTTTTTTATTGGAGGAGTTACAATTCAGTCATCCTATTAAAGATATAAAAGATTTTAATTGAATAAGACTGAGACAACTTTTcaattaatttctaatttttataactaaaaatatattttcgtACTATgatgtatataattttttgtgatTTAGTATAAATGatttgaattaatgaaataATTTATTCCAGCATGCATACACTTTGTTGGGACTCATACAACCTATTTCACCATATaaccaactaaaaaaaattaaatccaaATCTAATTTACTGCTCAAGTACCGCTCATTGTTAATAGTCTATCATGACTGCTAAAGAAACAGCTCATCAGCTTCAAATTGGTTATTAATCCTTAGCTGAAATCGCTTGCATTTTAGCTTGATCATGTTCACTATTATTTCCGTCATTTCACTATCTAATTAGGGATATTTTAGGAATTGCGTCATATACTATCAGATAATTTAAATTATCTACCTATTCGTACTTAGTACATTGCTGttttaataaagtaaaaaaaacacgtaaaaatttttctatttttaaatcaatattTGAATGCTTTGTAATTATTGAATACCGGTGTATTAGTTAAGTATACTGGTACATGTGAAAGCTTTCCTAAAGTCTATTCCCTCAACCAATACAACACTTTCATCTTCTGTTGTTACATTGCTTATATTCAATTTTCAGAAAttgttttttctttaatttttcaattttcttcttaaattttgttttctacAAATGGATGTCCAACAATGGTCTAAGACGAATATTTTCTATCACTTGAAACTTGTACTTTTAGATTACGGGAAAAATGGTAAATTTACTTACCATTCATACCAATTTGGACTGTTCATCTTTTATATGTAatcatagtttttttttttaacatgtGATGAAATATTATAATCAAGAAGTTGCATGCCATTCTATCTAACTGCTGTTTGGACTGTACCGTCCTAACTTTCAAAAAATCATTATTCCACTGCAAACTCTCTCAGCCACTCATTGATGCTTATCCACAATAGCACTGTATTTCCGAAAGTATAACAAATCTTTGTCCTTTCAagaaataatcaaataataaaaaaaaaagtttagtcgtttttaaaatttaattttaatatactcgtattataaaatatttttcacagttatttaattatatttatttttttagataatcaTTTATATATTCAAGTGAAAAATAGTTATTTTCACTGACGTAACAGTTAGTGATAAAAATGTACGTATTTACTCTATATCAATATAGTTTTTTTTCAAATGAatttttgggccaccaaactctTATTTTTTGGGCCCAATAGATTAAGCCAAGAACACAATCATTTTCTTGAGCCCATTACCAACTAATTCCACTGAGCCCTTTACATCCATGAGGCCCATTAGAATATGTAGTTTTTGTCATTTCCTTTTGGGCTTTTTCTGAGCAACACAGTCACAGGGTCACACCTTAGTGCTCATTCTTTTTTCAACTTCAATAATATGATCCAAAgtcaaaaaatgaaaaacttaACTTCAATAACATGATAATGTCAAACTCactccaaaaaaataatattgaaaaagagaaggtcacgagttcctttttttttatgaaaaatatggaGTAACATGAATTAGTTGActacaaaaaagaaagaaattaaacaCAAGTGTCAATGAGGACATTAACTTCTCACCaataaagacaaaaaaaagtGTCATAATGTAATATGTGACTCTAAAGCATGAGGATTCATTTCAAAAATAAACATGTGTGACATGCAAGCCATCATGATCAttaatgttattattattagtatgtAGCTCTCAACAATTTTGTGACTCATCACCCAACCACAGCACTATGGCAATGGTGGGGGATCAAGAAATTGGTACTAAAGGGACAACAACACATATAGGAACCACTTTGGTCCATGCATTTTATGCATCCATTTTCAGCCATCTCTATTGAGTGTATACACATACATGTGCTATGTGTAGCTGGCATTTGATAATTTCAGGTCCATATCCTTTAACTGAGggtttttttacttttttttatcatacacCCCCTTTGATACTTTGGATGCAAATTCTATGAAActtatatatattcttaaataGAAGATGTAAAAGAAATAGAGAGAATAGTATTTTGAGTGTACTAGTATCCGATTGGGTTTATTCATTTGACacatattatatttatattattttatacttACATTGTATTTGTTACGGTCCAACCCACCTGGCATATTGTCCGATCCGGTCTGGCGCACGGGACAACTCAAACCGAACGGCCGATCTAGCAGGCGTAACACGTCCGGATCATAACCCGGACACCTACTCTCCAACAACCAGCTACATGACAGTTGAGAGAGAA includes:
- the LOC130935533 gene encoding bZIP transcription factor 29-like; the protein is MESFDQRNNSGVFGSSAAVPRPPSNNNRLNAFNQMGAGGSENPKPGIGIPPSHPSTNLPYSQYIASQNQHHLGSQRLRSPNLSPGSSSSSSHSRSMSQPSFFSLDSLPPLSPLTYRDPAASPVAAATSFGDSMDVSMEENLGSTHTAPSLTVNRGHSLPPRKGHRRSNSDSPLGISGLVQSYSQSVPTKNVSDRDNSVSKGENTGFEKPIQLVLKEPNKDMVHFDCFTGEAMGKKEDCIDDLFNAYMNLDNIQNMNFPGMEDKDLDSRTSGSKTVESSDNEVESHANGKTTSAQGATSSYKEERKEGIKRGSSGDIAPVGRHRRSFSLDSSIGDFQLEDESSKLPPLQNRFGQHSPSNSIDGKTSDTSIEFVKREFSSDELKKIMESDKLTEIAMADPKRAKRILANRVSAARSKERKTRYISELEHKVQTLQAETTSLSTQFTKLQMDNSELKSLNNEYKLKLQALEQQSQLKDALNETLDAEVRRLRRTVANLGGDPLL
- the LOC130933313 gene encoding cytochrome P450 83B1-like → MESLVVILSLVSIFVLFIITQRNTRTRTRSRTPLPPGPKGLPLIGNLHQLDAKSPHHYFRELSKHYGPIMSFKLGSTQALVISSSKLAKEVLKTHDLKFASRPPYLGLRKLSYNGLDLGFAPYSPYWREMKKLCVLHFFSSQRVHSFRPFREQEVANMIRRISQHEDSNKVVNLSDTLMFFTNTLICRVAFGKEYGNEYHVVDEELGCGQRSKLQVLLNEAQALLVEFYFSDHFPMLGWVDWLRGILWRLDKNFKELDKFYERVIFDHMDSARANKSNEQQVKDIIDIFLEMMNDHSLSFDLTLDHIKAVLMNIFIAGTDPSAGTTVWAMNELLKNPKAMKKLQSEIRGLFGDKDFINEDDIQRLPYLKAVIKETLRMFPPSPLLLPRETIETCNIEGYEIKPKTLVYVNAWAIARDPKNWKDPEEFCPERFIENPIDLKGNDFELIPFGSGRRICPAMNMGLVTIEIALANIVHSFDWSLPIGFDNEEMFDTQVKPGITMHKKNDLFLVAKKHVP